The genomic interval TCTAAAATTCAGACTTAGATTTTACCTGTCTTGAAACAAAGTGTGTGTTACAGAAGAAGAGTTACACCTGGGTGATCACTCCCAGTTTTCACTCTAAGAGGTGAATCCCAGCTTTGCTGGAGATCAGGTACCCACCTGCAGATGGCAGAAACAAAGATGAAGCAAGGGACCCACGGTCCAGTCACTGGGACTCTTTGTAGCTGGAAGTGGTGTTGAGTTGTCCAAAACCTGACAATGTGTATACAGAAGGCAGCCAGCTCCAGCCCCCAGAGAGGTCCCCGAGGACCCCAATAAATGCTGCCTCCTGGTGTTCAAGCCTTGAGTGGCCCTCTTCTAACTGATGGAGTAGGGCAGAAGAGGGAAGCCACGCCATGACCATGTAGCACACAGAGCGACAGCCCTCCTGGCCTGGAAAAAGCCCGGTGCCAAGTTGTGCCAGGCCTATGGAGGAAGCCACCAGCAAGTGGGTGGTGGGAGCCTCGGGAGCCGAGAGTGGCCCCCAGCCTGCAGCGGGCAGGCGAGGACTCCCGAGCACCGGCAGAGAAGCCCTCATGACACCCGGAGGGCACCCCACCATGGGATGTGGGTGGGGGGCGGCTTCTCTGAGGCGTTCTCTAGGCACAGCATCCGCCAGGAAGACCCTCAGAGGCACCCTGGGGGCATCCTCTGTAGAGACATTCATTCTGGGCGTGGGGAGGCATCGTTTGGGAACGTCTTCTGGAAGGGGCACCCTCCAGCAGGGTGAAACCTCCAGGGGGCTTGGACACTGGAGGGGTAGGTGTCCTGGGAGGGGCTGGGCGACACGCTCCCGAGGTCATCCTCAGGGTGGGCATCACGAGCGTGCGGCACGCTCGGCTGCGCATCCTCCGGGGCACGTCCTCCCAGGCGGCTCTCTCCGGGCGGGCGGGGCCTGGAgccgcgccccgccccgcccccgtcCGCGCGCCCCGCTCGCCCCGCCCCCACGCTTCCTCCGCTTTCGCTTTCGCTTCCGCCAGGAGCCCGGTCCCTCCGGCACCGGAGCATGGACGACCCCGACTGCGATTCCACTTGGGAGGACGAGGACGAGGACGGTGACGGGGTTAGCGACGGCGACGACGAAGCCTCCTGCGCGGGGGACGCGGAGGACGAGGACAAGGACGAGGGCGCGGGGCAGACGCGGCCGGGCGCGCTCCAGGTGCGGGCACCGGGCGGGCCCTGCGTGGGAAGCCTCCTGCTGCGGGGCGGCCTGCAGCCCGAGGGCCCCTCCTGCGCCGCGCACGGGACCTCGCGGGGAAATGCGCTGGCCGGCTGGGCCGCGCGTGGGTGGGAGACGTCACAGTGGCGTCGCCGGGACGGTGTCCGTGCGGGGGTGACGTCAAAGCCGAGTCCCCGGGACCGTATCCGCGCTTGGGTGACATTTTCTCGCGGGATGCCTGGGCATACCCTGACCTCCTACTGGGTCACACCCCACCTCCAGTCCCCGTGGCTGCGGTCTAGTTACATCCCAGCCTCCCACCTCTGGTCATCACTGCTCGGGCCTGCGGCCTTAGCGAGCGTTCTGCTGTGCTCCTGCCCGGCACACGGCCTCTCAGGCCCGCCAGCCCCCGtagtcagccccaccctggggggTGCAGGACCCACCCAGACATCCTGGGCACGGTCCTGGGGCTTCCTTTAGGTTCCTGCCCACCGCAGTCCGCTGCCGGTTACTTTTGTTACCAACAGGTACTCCTCATGGCCATGGGTTACTTTTGTTGCCAGTGGTGATTTGCCAGCTCTGTGGCAGCTGTGGAGGCCGGGAAAGGGTCTAGAACTCAGGCTGTGGTCTCCAGGAATGCTGGTTTTGGGTGTAGGCCTCAGTGTGGGGAGTGGTCAGTGAGAATGACCTGAGGGAAGGGGGCCTGCTGGAAGTCCAGTGCTGTCCTCTCCTCAGCATTTCTGCAGTTCTGGGTCACCAAGTGCacacagggaggcaggaggggtggAGGTTGGGCTCAGGAGCCAGGGATCTGGCTCTGCCCCCAGCACCATGAGCCCCTCAGGTGGGCTCTGACAGAAATGACTGTCCCTGTTCAAGCCATATGCCTGAGCAGTGTTCAGGTACCTCGCCCAACCTGTGAGGTGCCTGCGGACTCTGACCTCTTCCCTTCTGCCTGCTGCCACAACTTCTCTTCCCAAGACTCCTACTTCCCCTGCAGACCCCTCAGCCCTCCAGCTGTGGCTGGACTCTGGCAAGGTTGTTTGACTTCGTCCTGGGCCTGAGGTGTGTGTGCAGCCAGCACCCATCCagagctcttgctcttgctttaACTGACCCAGGCAGGCACCCACTGGCCTCAGGGAAAAGGGAAAGTAGAACTGGTAAAGGGCCAAGTTTCAGTTTCCATCCACTGGCCCTCAGCTGGGCAAGAGAACCTCACTTTCTGGCCCTGATTTAGAAATAGTTTagagcagggcggtgcctgtggctcaacagggtagggtgccagccccatatgccagaggtggcgggttcaaacctagccctggccaaaaactgcaaaaaaaaaaaaaaaaaaaaagaagaaagaaagaaatagtttagaGCAATGACTCCCAGCCCCAGCTGGAGCTTGGGGCAAAGCTGGGCACACTGTGCCTGACCTGGCGTCCTGGATCTTGGGACCCAGCCATCTCTGCGAACAAGCTGTCCCCACTCCAGCCATTGCTGCTGTGCCCCCCCATCCTGGTCTCAACCCTGCCCATGCTCCTCACCCTGTAACAAGGTGGGCTTCAGCATCTTCATCACTAGTTATTTCTGGTCCTTCCTTGGGCACTGGGGTGCCTGACGTGCAGAGATGGAGGCTGCTGAAGGAGTTAGGGGACACCAAAGAGCCCCTCTAGTCAGGGCTAGAGGCCAGGAGCTTAGAGGTCAGGGCCTCTGGCCAgtgagaggtgggggtgggggcaggaaagGCCGCTCCCTGTACCTTGGTCGTTCATTTATCAGACTGCATCAGAGGCATGTGGTTCCCTCCTGGGGCTGTAGGTGTTGAGGCTGCTGTCCCTGGTAACACACAACTGGAGGACAAGTCAGTTCATTGAGCAAGGGGAGGTGCTGTGGGAGAATTGGGGAGCTGGGGAGACATCATGGGCTGGAGCTTGGGGCAATGATGGAGTCAGGGCCACACTCTGAGACTGGGACAGGCTTGTAAAGGTGTCTGGGTGCCTTACTGGAGCCCAAGTCGGCCCACCagggaccccccccccaaaaaaaagagccagggtGAGAGAATTAGAGGGAGAAACTGTGGAAAATCCCCACTCCTTAGGGTCAGCTGACAAGGGCAGGGGCTAGCAGAGAGGGGGCTCCCATGTGAGCCGCATTCTGTATCTTCTCTTCCCAGTCCAGGATGACAGGGTCACGAAACTGGCGAGCCCTGCAGGATATGCGCAGGTATCGGCACCACTACCCGGTATGTAACCTGGAGCCCCTCGCAACACCCCTGCACCTTGGCAGCCCCTCTTCTCAGATAGAACATTCCAAGCCCTCCTGGAAGCCTGCTAAGCTGGGGTTGGAGTTCTGGGCTAAGCCCTTGTGGGTTCAGATCCCTGCCCTTCCCCTGACCACAAAGTGATTGGGTATGTTGCCTTAGCTCTGTGAGTGTCTGCACCCTAGCCTTTAAAACATGGTAACAGCAACAGCCTCAAGAGGCAGGTGTATGGGTCTGTGACTGTCCCTGGCACACAGGCTACCCCAGCCAGTGCTAGCAGCTGTCCCACACCACCAGCCAATTGCAGTGACCTCCTCAGGGTGGTGGTTATCTTCAGCTCTCTGCACCCTGAATCTCAACCCCTGTGCTCCTTTTGGGGTACAGAGGGAGGGGGACCTCCCAGGCCTGGCCATCACTGGAGAAGTGGGGAAGGGTTAGGGTCAGGGGCAGCTGCAGAGTGAAGAGCCCCAGAGGCCTGGAGGTTTGCCGACGCCCCTGCCCAGAGCAGGCTAATCTGAGGGACCCTTGGAGGCAGCTTGCTGCTGTAGATTCCCTGATCATCCCTTCCTCTGGCTCTTCAGGATTTGGTGGAACGAGACTGCAACGGTGACATGCCAAATCTGAATTTCTACAAAAATGAGATCCGCTTCCTGCCAAACGGTATGTGGCTACTCAGCAGCCAGCAGTCCCAACTTCTGGTTGGGGATGTACCTGACAAGGGGGCCAGGGCCCTCAGGTAGCCCCACATAACCCCCTTGGGATGGCCAAAGGGACTCCAGGGCCCTAACCCTGGGTCTTAACCAGTGAAGTTTGGGTCAGGGGTCCACAGGGTCTGTAAAAAAACCAGAAAGTAAATCCTTGAGGCTTTTCAGGCCAGGTGTTTGTTAAAACTGTTTGAGTCTGCCGCTGTCTCACAAAGGCAtgctttgtacatttttaaattatttttaagttaaattagaataatttattatgacgagaaaattacatgaaattaaaatttcagtgtaAATATATTAAGTTCCATGTGGTACCTACCTATACCCACTGACTTACAGATTTGTGGTCATTTTCATACTTCCCCTGGTGGCACATCCTGAAATATTGCTTGGCCCTTTGCAGAAGCAGTGAGCACCTGCTCTCCACCTGTCATGGAGTTGGGTCTGGCTGGTGGCTTTGTTTCAGTTCTGAGACACTATGGCCGTTGCTTTACAGGAGGCAGTGAGGCCCCCCTTCTGTAGGATAGACCAGGGTCTGGGACCACTGGTCCTGCAGAGAGCCTCCCCCCAGTTTGCCATCAGTCAGCAATGTGGGACCAGTTTACAGACCCCAGCAGGGCCACAGGCCCAAGTGCCCAAAGTTGGCAGATCACACATCAGAGGAGGGTGAGCCGAGCCCTACCAGCCCTAAAAGGGGCTTGGGGAGCTGGGGAAGCTGTTGGAAGTTCTGTCCCCACCCAAGCACTATTAGGGTGGCTCCCACAGCTGACTTGTCCCCGTGGGCTCCCAGGCTGTTTCATTGAGGACATTCTTCAGAACTGGAGGGACAACTATGACCTTCTCGAGGATAACCACTCCTACATCCAGTGGTGAGTCAGATAGAGCAGGGGAGGGGCCGGGGAAAGGGCCCTCCTAGGCAGGAGCCCTCATCCACACTGCTTCCTGGTGTGTGCTGAGCACCCCATCCTTTCCAGAGGCCACTGTCCACACAATACAATGGGAATCCCTGGGCAGTGCGGGTGGCCATGAAAGGAGCCTGGGGCCTGCTCAGCCATAGCTTTGCATTTGGGAACAGCCTCTGGACTGGGAGCTGAAAGGACCTGGGGGACAGGAGGGGCTGCACACAGGTCCCTGCAATAGGAGAGACCAAGCAGGCTCCTGCACCATGCTTGGGTGACATTCTGGCACAGCTGCCTTGGAGACCCCTGCCTTGTGCACTGTGCTTTGAAGGCAGCCCTCTGGGCAGTGCCAGGGCAGCCTCTCCTGGTACGTGGTGTGTCATGGGTGATAATCCTTAGCATTAGTGACGTGAGAGAAAGAATGGAAGGGGCCTGCTCTGAGCTCAGTCTGCAAGTCAGCCTGGCTGTGGGCATGACTTTCCTCCTGTCCTGCTGAGCACTTACTTGCCTTGGGGCTCCATCATCCCTGTCCTCTGTCCTGGGCCCCCTTGTTTTGTCTAACTGAGGAACGGCTGGCCAGCCCCTCCTAGAGTTGAGCATGGAGCCCAGAGAGCCTGGGAGCTGCCCCAGACCACCCAGCAAGTGTGTACCCAGGAGCCAGGGGCCGCTGTCTGGTCACTCAGAGCCCTGTGCGGCCTCTCATCCCACAGGCTTTTTCCTCTGCGGGAACCAGGAGTAAACTGGCACGCCAAGCCCCTCACACTCAAGGAAGTTGAGGTGAGCTCCGTCTGGTCCTTGGTTGTGTCTTAGGGAAGTCACAgggaggcccagagaagccacCCCATTCAGGAGGGACTGTGTCTGACAGCAAGAGGTTGGTGCCTCCATGTGACTGTCTCTCCTCAGAGTGGTCCTCGCCTCCCAAGGATCTAAGGAAATGGGACTTTCTGAAGCTGCTGTGTACAGCTAGGGGTCTGGGGCAGAGGCCCTGAGAGGCTCAGGGTGGCCAGACCTGCCTGTGCCACCCCTGGTTTTGGCTCAGGCAGGAGAGACGAGGGGGACTCAAAAGCTGGGGAGCACCTTGTGGTGCATGGAGCAGGCTCCCCAGGAGACCCACTTACATTTGGGCAGACCAGTTGCTCTGGGCTCTGGAAGCATCTTTTGCTTTTCCCTAAGAGTCTGAGTCCAGGCCTCAGGAGGAATTGGGCCCAGGGGAGAGTTGGTGGTTCATGCAATGTGGCCCCCTGAGTTCTCCAGGCCTGTTTTCCAGGCTTTCAAAAGCTCCCCAGAGGTCCAGGAGCGTCTGGTCAGGGCCTACGAACTCATGCTGGGCTTCTATGGCATCCGGCTCCAGAACCGAGACACAGGCACTGTGTGCCGGGCCCAGAACTACCAGCAGCGCTTTCAGAACCTAAACTGGTGAGGCTGTGGGCAGCtgaggggcaggaggggcaggCTGTGGGTAGCTGGGCACCTCCTCACCAGGGGACGAGTGGGGTCAGAACCTGGTGAGGAGTTGGGAGTTTGAAGAAGGCCAGTGGAAGAGGTGTGGGCTCCACAGAGGAGCAGGGCAGTGCCCGTCTGTGCATGGGGGTACAGTGGGCCCCTCTGGCCCTCCTCCAGCTGGCTTCTCCCGGCGAGCCCTGGGGGAAGGGACAACCACCCTTCTGGGTAATGCATCTGACCCCAGCCCACACACATCCAGGCTCCTTGGGCCATCTTCTCCAGTAGTCCCCTGGGCCCACTTGTTTTGTGGGTGGGAATGGGAACTCCTGGAGGGTAGGAGTGGAGCCTGTGGCCTGAGTGCCTGCGGCTGCTGGCCTGACCCCACAGGCACAGCCACAACAACCTGCGAATCACGCGCATGCTCAAGTCCCTGGGCGAGCTGGGCCTGGAGCACTACCAGGCGCCCCTGGCCCACTTCTTCCTGGAGGAGACACTGGTGCGGCAGGAGCTGCCGGGCGTGCGGCAGAGCACCCTGGACTACTTCGTGTTTGCTGTGCGCTGCCGTGAGCAGCGTCGCCAGCTGCTGCACTTTGCCTGGAAGCACTTCCGGCCCCGCTGCAAGTTCGTTTGGGGGCCCCATGACAAGCTGCAGAGATTCAAGCCCAGCTCTCCAACCTGTCCACTGGCAGGTCCCAGGCAGGCAGAGGGGCAGGATAGTCCACAGGACACCCTCCTTGAGGCTGGCACTGAGGGTCAGACCTGTGGacgggggaaggagggaagtggagacAGTGTGCCTGAGAGTCCCCAGCCACTGAGTGTGAAGCCCCAGGACGAGGGATCTCTGGAGGCCAGCCAGGAAGATGGGGCTGCAGGCTCTGGGGAAGATGGGCCAGAGTCCCCAAGCCCCAAAGAGTGCAAGAAGAGAAAGTTGGAGTTGAGCCGAAGGGAGCAGGCCCCTGGGGAGGCGGGTGTCGAGAGTGCCTCAGAGGTAGAGAAGATCGCTCTGAACCTGGAGGGGTGTGCCCTCAGCCAGGGCAGTCTTGAGCCAGGGACCCAGGATGGGGGCAGCCGGGATCCAGGGGAGGCCCaccagccctgcccccagcccccaggggcCAGGGCAGCCGACAAGGTGAGGAAGCGGAGGAAGGTAGACAAAGGTGCCAGGGGCAGTGCTGTGGAGGTCAGCAGGGAGACCGAGGCGCTGGCTCCATCAGGGTGCTACGAGGCTGGAGAGGTCGAAAACGGGGTCGAGGAGGATGCTGAAGGCCAAACATGGTCTGAGCAGGCTGCCCCTGGGAGCCCGTCACAGGGCCCAGACCCCACGGCAGGACCTGCTGCCCAAGAGAGGGCTGAGGTGCAGGAGGTATCCGAGGTGGGGCCCTCCACCAGCCCTGGAAAGCCTTAAGGGACAGGGCGCCAGCTGGCGTCTGGTCTGCTGCCAGAGTCTGGGCCTGGGGCACCCAAACCTGGCTCTCCTTGGTGCCCAGCAATGCTGGCTTCTCCCTGGTGGCCACTGTAGTGGCCTCCAGCAGGAGTGAGGCCCCGCCTCAGGGAAGGCCCAGGCCACCAGAAGCCTCTTTCTCACTGCACCTCCCACCCCTTGTCCTTTGCCCCATCTTTATATATTGACCCTCAGGGTCTTGGGGTGGCAGGGGCTCATTTTCTTAGTCTGGTGCCAACTAAGGCTTTGTCTGAATAAACTCATTTGACTTTGAGTCTCTGATGTGAACCAAGGCCATGTTTGGTGGCTGGGATGGAGTGGTATGGTTTCTTCCCCATGGTAACAGAGGAGTGCCTGGGGGGCCGGAGCAGTGGTCCAGGCCCCTGGGCCCACCCAGCCTGACTGCCCAGCCTCTCAGGCACAGGCAAGCTATCCCCTAGGCAAGCACATGTGTTCTGAGCACGAGGCCTCCCAGAGCCTCTGATAGCTGGATAGTTGGTCCCCAGGCTACCTTTGTTTCCTGTCCAGGGTGTGTGGGGGGAGACACACCCACAGCCCCACATAGGTTTGGGTAAGCTGTGGATCTAAACCAGGCCTTGCCAACTGCCCTGATTTGGGGCTGTGTGGCCTCAGAGGCAGACCCGGCCAGCATCCCTCTGGCCTGGTGTGGCTCTGCACCCCCACCCAACCCCCAATGGCAGCCCCTCCCTGCCTAATTCACCAGCCTTTCTCCACATGTGGGGAGGAGTTTCTGTGGAACCTTTGAAAGGAGGGTACCTGACTTAAGGTTCCTCCAGGGGGACACACTTGCCTTTGAACAAAGGTGTGAAGGAAGCTGGATGCAGACCTTGGGCTCTCTGGAGGGGCTGATCTCCCAGAGCTAAAGCAGTGTCTCTGGGTACTGCATCTGTGGTTTGCTCCTGCCTTGATTTCCACGGGGGTTGGGGGGCACCTTCTGCAGCTGGCTTATCTCTCCTGCTCCCAGCCCTGGCACCTCAACTTCGGTTTTGGCTGAGACAGGGTTTCTGCCctgaagggaaactgaggcactgagccagaagtaGGGCTTCAGATGCAGTCACTCAGAGTCCCCCACCCAGACTGCAGCTCAAGTGCAACGGAGACTTGCGCTGAAGGGAGACAACCCTGCTGGAGCAGCCCTGGGGGACAGGCGTGCACTTGGCCCCTAAACTTCAGGGACTgatcctcaaactgctgggcaGTGCTTTGGTTCTGCCATCCCTAGGGATGGAGCCCGGTGGAGGAGCACCCTGCGCTCCTATCCTTGCAGCTGAGAGCCTGACAGAGCTTGTCCCTCCAGCTAGTGAGGGTGGGGCTCTCCTTCCAGGCACCCCACCTGTGGACTGCCATCTCAAAGGCCCTAAGTTTCCACCCACAGAATGAAGCTCCTACCAGCACTCTCTAAATCCTCTTCTTGGGGAAGTCTGCCCATTCGATGAGCCCCCTTGGGCGGTGGCTGCCCTCACCCCACATTGTGTGGAGCTTGTCCCCATCTGGTGACCTGGCTGGAGAGGTGAAATGGCCACCACAGCCTGACGATTCCTGCCCTTGACACATCTGTAGCTCAGGGCGGTGGTGATGCTTCTCTTTGCTCTGCCAGGGTCTGCACTTTGCTGTCTTATGGGACGGGTCTGGGGTGAGAGTCCGGCCTTGGCTGTGGCAGCTAACATGGACTGGCCACTTGGTACAATCTGGGTTTGTGTGGAGGGGCACGGGGCATGTCCCAGCCTAGCAGACAGCCCCAGTCACAGCAGCCAGGGCCGTGTTGGGCACTGCCTGGCCCAGTACAGGGGTTCACACTCCTGGTTTCAGGCCTGGGGAGGGGTGTGCCGCTAGAGCGTAGGTCTGCCTTTACGTCGAACGGAGCCCTTCTGCGCAGATACGTGCCCTTCCCGCAGTAAAGAGCTGAGGGACAGCGGAGAAAAGAGGCTTTCTCCTTTGCTGAAAGGTGTGGTGTGTGTGACTCGCCAGTCCCGGGATAATTTTAAATCAAGAGGCTGGCAAAAAACAACTTACTCTGGCCGGCTGGGCGCCGCTGCCCCCGCCCGCCCAGGTGGGCCTGAATAGGGGGCTTGTGCGCGgcggccccacccccacctgcccgCCCTctccggccccgccccgccccgccccgccagCGCACTGTCGGCCCGACCCGTCGCGACCGCTCAGAGCGAGCTCAGCCATGGCCCGAGCACCCGCACTCGCCCTGCTCTTGCTGGGACAGCTCCTGGCGGCCACAGGGGCCCAGGTGAGCCGGGTGGTGGGGGTCAGGGTGCTGCAAATGACCTGAGCCTGCAGCCAGGGGACGACCTGGCCCCCACCCTCTGCCCCCCTGCTGTCTGCCTACCGGGATGCCGAGCACCCAGGACACCTTGCTCAGCCTCTCGACCCACGGCCAGCACTGCTGACGGGGCCGGAGCCCCATAAACGCCAAGGCCTCTTGGATGAGCCCCAGCTGCCGAGTCTAGCCACTGCAGCCTCCTATCTGGGACCACAATGTGGCCTTTGTTCCAGAGGTTCCCTTCGGGGTGGCACAACCCCTCCTGGCACTGGATAAACTCCAAGACCTGAGGCATGGGGAtcactgaggcaggcaggggtCGTGAGCCCCTGTGACAGGCCCCAAAGCTGCTCTAGACCTGGGAAGAGGATGCTTGCTAGAGCAGACTCCAGAGGGAAGCTAGGGGGCCTCCCAGGAGGCAGGGGACGCACTCCTTAATGACTCTTCTCCATTTCAGAAAGTGGGACCCCCTGGCCCTCCGGGCCCCCAAGGGCCACCTGGAAAGCCAGGGAAGGACGGCATTGATGTGAGTTTGGGGGACACATGGGGGAGGGCTCCCTGGGGTTCCAGCTACCTCCTGCCTCGCTGAGTTTCCGGCCAGGTGGGAAGGGAACCAAGCCACCTCCCAG from Nycticebus coucang isolate mNycCou1 chromosome 21, mNycCou1.pri, whole genome shotgun sequence carries:
- the OGFR gene encoding opioid growth factor receptor isoform X2, producing MDDPDCDSTWEDEDEDGDGVSDGDDEASCAGDAEDEDKDEGAGQTRPGALQSRMTGSRNWRALQDMRRYRHHYPDLVERDCNGDMPNLNFYKNEIRFLPNGCFIEDILQNWRDNYDLLEDNHSYIQWLFPLREPGVNWHAKPLTLKEVEAFKSSPEVQERLVRAYELMLGFYGIRLQNRDTGTVCRAQNYQQRFQNLNWHSHNNLRITRMLKSLGELGLEHYQAPLAHFFLEETLVRQELPGVRQSTLDYFVFAVRCREQRRQLLHFAWKHFRPRCKFVWGPHDKLQRFKPSSPTCPLAGPRQAEGQDSPQDTLLEAGTEGQTCGRGKEGSGDSVPESPQPLSVKPQDEGSLEASQEDGAAGSGEDGPESPSPKECKKRKLELSRREQAPGEAGVESASEVEKIALNLEGCALSQGSLEPGTQDGGSRDPGEAHQPCPQPPGARAADKVRKRRKVDKGARGSAVEVSRETEALAPSGCYEAGEVENGVEEDAEGQTWSEQAAPGSPSQGPDPTAGPAAQERAEVQEVSEVGPSTSPGKP
- the OGFR gene encoding opioid growth factor receptor isoform X1, producing the protein MEEATSKWVVGASGAESGPQPAAGRRGLPSTGREALMTPGGHPTMGCGWGAASLRRSLGTASARKTLRGTLGASSVETFILGVGRHRLGTSSGRGTLQQGETSRGLGHWRGRCPGRGWATRSRGHPQGGHHERAARSAAHPPGHVLPGGSLRAGGAWSRAPPRPRPRAPLAPPPRFLRFRFRFRQEPGPSGTGAWTTPTAIPLGRTRTRTVTGLATATTKPPARGTRRTRTRTRARGRRGRARSRMTGSRNWRALQDMRRYRHHYPDLVERDCNGDMPNLNFYKNEIRFLPNGCFIEDILQNWRDNYDLLEDNHSYIQWLFPLREPGVNWHAKPLTLKEVEAFKSSPEVQERLVRAYELMLGFYGIRLQNRDTGTVCRAQNYQQRFQNLNWHSHNNLRITRMLKSLGELGLEHYQAPLAHFFLEETLVRQELPGVRQSTLDYFVFAVRCREQRRQLLHFAWKHFRPRCKFVWGPHDKLQRFKPSSPTCPLAGPRQAEGQDSPQDTLLEAGTEGQTCGRGKEGSGDSVPESPQPLSVKPQDEGSLEASQEDGAAGSGEDGPESPSPKECKKRKLELSRREQAPGEAGVESASEVEKIALNLEGCALSQGSLEPGTQDGGSRDPGEAHQPCPQPPGARAADKVRKRRKVDKGARGSAVEVSRETEALAPSGCYEAGEVENGVEEDAEGQTWSEQAAPGSPSQGPDPTAGPAAQERAEVQEVSEVGPSTSPGKP